A window of the Lagopus muta isolate bLagMut1 chromosome 1, bLagMut1 primary, whole genome shotgun sequence genome harbors these coding sequences:
- the IL26 gene encoding interleukin-26, which yields MKAYSIFRSGYLLVLLCLFSVEGKKSPTGKRTCRKGLLSQVTENLYTKATSLKSSVPKDLIKNTRLLKKTTKMLFMTNCNVRDQLLSFYMKNVFSHLGMESEKLYVISAFRVLQENMNACLPCAPSSRLTSAVKNIKKTFLKLGEKGVYKAINELDILLPWIQAYIQTIV from the exons ATGAAAGCGTATTCTATTTTCAGATCTGGGTATTTGTTAGTTCTACTTTGTCTTTTCTCTGTAGAAGGCAAAAAGTCACCTACAGGAAAGCGTACCTGCCGGAAAGGACTACTCTCCCAAGTGACAGAGAACCTATATACCAAGGCAACTAGTTTAAAATCATCTGTTCCT AAGGATCTCATCAAGAATACAAGACTTCTAAAAAAGACgacaaaaatgctgtttatg ACAAATTGTAATGTTCGAGATCAGCTCCTCTCATTctacatgaaaaatgttttcagtcatCTTGGAATGGAAAGTGAAAAGCTGTACGTTATTAGTGCCTTCCGGGTCCTGCAAGAGAACATGAATGCCTGT CTTCCATGTGCTCCGTCCTCAAGGTTAACTTCTGCTGtcaaaaatataaagaaaacatttcttaag CTTGGGGAAAAGGGAGTATACAAGGCCATCAACGAGCTCGATATTCTCCTTCCCTGGATTCAGGCCTACATCCAAACCATAGTATGA
- the IL22 gene encoding interleukin-22, whose product MATLHTLTRSFSVWVIFCCCCCLPLLLTSPLPPKGTGVASNAHQACSLRKINFQQPYIRNRTYTLAEMARVSDQDTDNRFIGQQIYVNIRENNRCYMMKRITEIILKDVLLTEAKERYPYAEDVAQFLASLTSELSRCKYSGNREHIEKNLEEMKSKMKELGENGKNKAIGELDLLFDYIENACSDAPKKGGNKKKN is encoded by the exons ATGGCTACCCTGCACACCCTGACCAGGAGCTTCTCAGTATGGgtcattttctgctgctgttgctgtctcCCTCTTCTTCTCACCAGTCCCCTGCCTCCAAAAGGGACAGGGGTGGCTTCCAATGCCCATCAAGCCTGCAGCCTCAGAAAGATCAACTTCCAGCAGCCCTACATCAGGAATCGCACCTACACCTTGGCTGAAATG gcCAGGGTCTCAGATCAAGACACTGACAATAGATTTATTGGTCAGCAAATCTATGTCAACATCAGG GAGAACAACCGCTGCTACATGATGAAGAGAATTACAGAGATTATATTGAAGGATGTCCTCCTCACAGAGGCCAAGGAGCGGTACCCGTATGCTGAGGATGTGGCACAGTTTCTGGCATCCCTGACCTCGGAGCTGAGCAGATGT aAATACTCAGGAAACAGAGAGCATATTGAAAAGAACCTGGaagaaatgaagagcaaaatgaaagag TTGGGAGAGAATGGAAAGAACAAAGCCATCGGAGAACTGGATTTACTGTTTGACTACATAGAGAATGCTTGTAGTGATGCCCCAAAGAAGGgagggaacaagaagaaaaactga